In Sphingobacterium sp. lm-10, one DNA window encodes the following:
- a CDS encoding DoxX family protein, with amino-acid sequence MNSKNYHVGLLVLRLNFGILMLFHGVHKLLNGVHHVQDMLSEIGLPSFLAYGVHIGETIAPILLIIGFRTKIAASAFTLVMLVAFAMAHTENFFELGKAGAWQHELVALYLFGGLGLFFTGGGKYALSSTNKWD; translated from the coding sequence ATGAATTCTAAAAATTATCATGTAGGATTACTTGTTCTCAGATTGAACTTTGGCATACTAATGCTTTTTCATGGAGTGCATAAGTTGCTAAACGGTGTTCACCATGTACAAGATATGTTGTCAGAAATCGGACTACCATCATTTTTAGCTTATGGGGTACATATCGGTGAGACTATCGCGCCAATTCTTTTGATTATAGGTTTTAGGACTAAAATTGCTGCTTCAGCTTTCACATTAGTAATGTTAGTAGCGTTCGCTATGGCGCACACAGAAAATTTTTTCGAACTTGGAAAAGCTGGAGCTTGGCAACATGAATTAGTTGCATTGTATTTATTTGGAGGGCTTGGTCTCTTTTTTACAGGTGGAGGAAAATACGCTTTGTCGTCAACAAATAAATGGGATTAG
- a CDS encoding MFS transporter: MTISSAPQITSDLSPNKGRIRMAVAAFYFCQGLAFASWASRIPTIKQHLGLSEAQLGTVLLMLPIGQLLTMPLSGRLVSKYGSHRLLPIVGFLYVANLFTIALAPNMWALALALLFFGIIGNMCNISVNTQGVLAEGIYRRSIMSSFHGTWSIAGFTGALIGLICMTLKLPIEGHFLIITGIVWTLNLLNRKYLAPPAGLQPKKGGFAFKPDRLLISLGIVGFCSMATEGAMFDWSGVYFDEVVHAPKSLIVLGYAAFMVMMAMARFIGDKALSRFGRQRILQGSGILMFVGMAIAVSFPSLMASTLGFMLVGLGVACNVPIIYSVAGKHPTISSGMALAMVSSLSYLGFLIGPPLIGYIAELSSLRFSYGVFSLFGIVLCTMCSILPIFKNS, encoded by the coding sequence ATGACAATCTCCAGTGCGCCGCAAATTACCTCAGATCTTAGCCCGAATAAGGGTAGAATTCGTATGGCAGTTGCTGCCTTCTACTTCTGTCAAGGACTTGCGTTCGCCTCTTGGGCGAGTAGAATTCCAACTATCAAACAGCATCTGGGACTTTCCGAAGCTCAATTAGGCACAGTACTTCTTATGCTGCCAATTGGCCAATTATTAACCATGCCATTATCAGGAAGGTTAGTTTCAAAATATGGAAGTCATCGGTTACTTCCGATTGTTGGCTTTTTGTATGTGGCTAATCTTTTCACGATTGCACTTGCGCCAAATATGTGGGCTTTGGCTCTCGCACTACTCTTTTTTGGTATTATTGGAAATATGTGCAATATCTCGGTCAATACCCAAGGTGTGCTCGCTGAAGGTATTTACCGGCGTTCGATCATGTCATCTTTCCATGGCACATGGAGTATTGCTGGTTTTACAGGTGCGCTCATCGGCTTGATCTGCATGACGTTAAAACTCCCTATTGAAGGGCATTTTCTGATTATTACTGGAATCGTTTGGACACTGAATCTTTTGAATAGAAAATATCTCGCGCCACCGGCAGGGCTTCAACCGAAAAAAGGAGGATTTGCTTTCAAACCGGATAGGCTATTGATTTCTTTGGGAATCGTAGGTTTTTGCAGCATGGCTACCGAAGGCGCTATGTTTGATTGGTCGGGCGTTTATTTCGACGAAGTGGTTCATGCGCCCAAAAGTCTGATCGTATTGGGTTATGCCGCGTTTATGGTCATGATGGCTATGGCACGCTTCATCGGCGACAAAGCACTTTCCAGATTCGGCAGACAACGTATATTACAGGGCAGCGGTATTTTGATGTTTGTCGGGATGGCGATTGCCGTTTCCTTCCCCAGCCTGATGGCGAGCACATTGGGTTTTATGCTCGTAGGTCTGGGCGTAGCGTGTAATGTACCGATCATCTATTCTGTTGCTGGAAAGCATCCAACGATCTCATCTGGCATGGCGCTAGCCATGGTATCTAGCCTAAGTTACCTTGGCTTTTTGATCGGGCCGCCATTGATTGGATACATTGCGGAACTGTCCAGCTTACGCTTTTCTTATGGTGTATTTTCCTTATTTGGGATTGTACTTTGCACGATGTGCAGTATCCTGCCTATCTTTAAGAATTCGTAA